Below is a genomic region from Deinococcus sp. YIM 77859.
TGGTAGTCCATGTCGAAGCCGCGCTGTGCCTGGCGGATCAGGCCCAGGTAGGAATTATTGACGAGCACCTGGATAAAGGGCAGGTTGAACTGCGCGCCCACCGCCAGTTCCTCGATCATGAACTGAAAGTCGTAGTCGCCCGATAAGGCCACCACCTCGGCTCCGGGGCAGGCGGCGACGACGCCCAGGGCGGCGGGAACCGTCCAGCCCAGCGGCCCGGCCTGACCCGCGTTGATCCAGTGGCGCGGCTGGTAGACGTGCAGGAACTGGCCGCCCGCGATCTGCGAGAGTCCAATGGTCGTGACATAGACGGTGTCACGGCCAAACGCCCGGTTCATCTCCTCGTAGACGCGCTGGGGCTTGATGGGCACGTTGTCGTAGTGCGTCTTGCGGAGCAGGGTGCGCTTGCGCTCGCGGCACGACTCGGCCCACTCGCTGCGGTCCTTAAGGTTCCCGGCCGCACGCCACTCGCGGGCCACCCGCACGAAGAGTTCCAGCGCCGCCTTGGCGTCACTGACAATGCCGTAGTCGGGGCCGAACACGCGCCCGATCTGGGTGGGTTCAATGTCCACGTGGACGAACTTGCGCCCTTCGGTATACACGTCCAGCCCGCCGGTGTGGCGGTTGGCCCAGCGGTTCCCTACACCGAGCACGAAGTCAGAGGCGAGCAGCGTGGCATTGCCGTAGCGCTGCGAGGTCTGGAGGCCCACCATGCCCGCCATGAGGGGGTGGTCGTCGGGGATACTCCCCCAGCCCATCAGCGTGGGAATGACGGGGATGCCGGTGAGTTCCGCGAACTGCACGAGCAGGTCCGAGGCGTCCGCGTGGATCACCCCACCGCCCGAGACGATCAGGGGGCGCTCGGCGGCATTCAGCATGGTCATCGCCTTTTCGACCTGGGCGCGGGTCGCGGCGGGTTTGTAGACGGGCAGGGGCGAGTAGGTCTCCGGGTCAAACTCGATCTCGGCCATCTGCACGTCGAAGGGCAGGTCGATCAGGACCGGGCCGGGGCGGCCCGAGCGCATCAGGTGGAACGCCTGCTGGAATACGCGCGGAACGAGGGCGGGTTCGCGCACCGTCACCGCCAGCTTGGTGACCGGCCCCGCGATGCTCTCGATGTCCACGGCCTGGAAGTCTTCCTTGTGAAGGCGGGCACGCGGCGCCTGACCGGTGATG
It encodes:
- the gcl gene encoding glyoxylate carboligase, whose product is MPRMTAVEAAVHVLRLEGVDTAFGVPGAAINPLYAALRRVGGINHILARHVEGASHMADGYSRARAGNIGVCIGTSGPAGTDMITGLYAASADSVPILCITGQAPRARLHKEDFQAVDIESIAGPVTKLAVTVREPALVPRVFQQAFHLMRSGRPGPVLIDLPFDVQMAEIEFDPETYSPLPVYKPAATRAQVEKAMTMLNAAERPLIVSGGGVIHADASDLLVQFAELTGIPVIPTLMGWGSIPDDHPLMAGMVGLQTSQRYGNATLLASDFVLGVGNRWANRHTGGLDVYTEGRKFVHVDIEPTQIGRVFGPDYGIVSDAKAALELFVRVAREWRAAGNLKDRSEWAESCRERKRTLLRKTHYDNVPIKPQRVYEEMNRAFGRDTVYVTTIGLSQIAGGQFLHVYQPRHWINAGQAGPLGWTVPAALGVVAACPGAEVVALSGDYDFQFMIEELAVGAQFNLPFIQVLVNNSYLGLIRQAQRGFDMDYQVQLSFENINSPEVNGYGVDHLKVVEGLGCKALRVFKPNDILPAFEQARDLAREYRVPVVVEVILERVTNISMGTEINNITEFEELAENARQDAPTAIALLAGDVRDEAPNRHAP